In Ovis canadensis isolate MfBH-ARS-UI-01 breed Bighorn chromosome 3, ARS-UI_OviCan_v2, whole genome shotgun sequence, one DNA window encodes the following:
- the MLC1 gene encoding membrane protein MLC1, with product MAREEQCREGLAYDRMPPLERGRPDAVGYAPDTKPGDLQLSSRLPPCFSRKTWVFSVLMGSCLLVTSGFSLYLGNVFPLEMDYLRCAAGSCIPSAIVSFAVSRRNVSAIPNFQILFVSTFAVTTTCLIWFGCKLVLNPSAVDINFNLILLLLLELFMAATVIISARSSEAHCKQKGSISESSSVLYEVTFPARVLKSYSVIEVVAGVSAILGGVIALNVDNAVSGPHFSAMFSWILVACFPSAIASHVTAECPSRALVEVLIAVCSLAAPLLFTASGYLSFSIMRIMDVFKDYPPAFKQSYDALLLLLMLELLLQAGLNTATVVQCVRFKVGASWDTMGAPPSPQERPAAGDVQVARNPLKEFDKEKAWRAVVVQMAQ from the exons ATGGCCCGCGAGGAGCAGTGCCGGGAGGGCCTGGCCTACGACCGGATGCCCCCGCTGGAGCGCGGGAGGCCAGACGCCGTGGGCTACGCCCCGGACACCAAGCCCGGCGACCTTCAGCTGTCGTCGAGGCTGCCCCCGTGCTTCAGCCGCAAGACGTGGGTCTTCTCTGTGCTGATGGGG AGCTGCCTGCTTGTGACCTCGGGGTTTTCTCTCTACCTGGGAAACGTGTTTCCTTTGGAGATGGACTACCTGCGCTGCGCTGCAGGCTCG TGCATCCCCTCAGCCATCGTGAGCTTTGCCGTCTCGAGGAGAAACGTTAGCGCG ATCCCCAACTTCCAGATACTGTTCGTGTCCACGTTTGCCGTCACCACCACCTGCCTGATCTGGTTCGGCTGTAAGCTTGTCCTGAACCCGTCAGCAGTAGAT ATCAACTTCAAtctgattctgctgctgctgctggagctcTTCATGGCGGCCACGGTGATCATCTCTGCACGGTCCAGCGAGGCACACTGCAAGCAGAAG GGTTCCATCTCTGAGAGCAGCAGCGTTCTGTATGAAGTGACATTTCCTGCTCGGGTCCTGAAATCCTACTCT GTCATCGAGGTGGTTGCGGGGGTCTCGGCCATCCTTGGGGGGGTCATTGCTCTGAACGTGGACAACGCCGTCTCGGGCCCGCACTTCTCGGCCATGTTCTCCTGGATCTTAGTGGCC TGTTTCCCCAGCGCCATTGCCAGCCACGTGACGGCGGAGTGTCCCAGCAGGGCTCTG GTGGAGGTGCTGATCGCTGTGTGCAGCCTGGCGGCCCCGCTGCTCTTCACGGCCTCTGGGTACCTGTCCTTCAGCATCATGAGAATCATGGATGTTTTCAAAGACTACCCGCCAGCCTTCAAG CAATCCTACGacgcgctgctgctgctgctgatgctggagctgctgctgcaggCGGGCCTCAACACAGCCACCGTCGTCCAGTGTGTGCGCTTCAAGGTGGGCGCCTCCTGGGACACCATGGGTGCACCGCCCAGCCCGCAGGAACGCCCGGCAGCCGGGGAT GTGCAGGTGGCCAGAAACCCCCTGAAGGAGTTCGACAAGGAGAAAGCGTGGAGAGCCGTCGTGGTGCAGATGGCCCAGTGA